Below is a window of Prionailurus viverrinus isolate Anna unplaced genomic scaffold, UM_Priviv_1.0 scaffold_38, whole genome shotgun sequence DNA.
GTCATTACTGAGAATGGCCCAGCCGCAGTCCCTGCACAGGGCTCGACCCAGAGGGGGTCCAGTGGCTTCCTCCGGATCCTCTAACCCTGGTGGGCAAGCTGAGATCCAAGCTTAGCCCTTCTGGAAAATTCTATCCAAGCCCCCATGCCAGACTTCgccagccccacgtcagccttGTGTCTGTGTCCCCCGCAGGAGCCATCAGGCGGGACTGATGTCGTGATGGCTGGTTGGCTGAATGATGCTAGCCGCTGACTGGGAGGGCGCCTGGCCTGGGGCCCACAGAGCGCGCTCCGGACCACACCACTGGGTCTGAATCCCAAccctgccacttaccagctataTGGCCAATGTCTcaccctctctggacctcagtttccccatctgttaaaCGGGGACGAGACCGGGACCTAACCCAGAGTTACCCTGAGGACTCCACGAGAAAGTGTGCTTACTGCTAAcgtcatcattattttttattactatcatTCATGACAGCAGCCTCAGCACTTAGGGCGGGCGTGGCTCGGTACATCTCTTCgatgaacaaatgaacaagttGTCCCACCGGCTCCAACAGTGTCCACAGAGGGGCAGGCGGGGACACCGGTCCGCGTCTCTCTCTGGGAACAAGTCTCTCTCCttgaccaccccccccctccccagccccgcaGCGAGCTGCATCTAGAGCCCGGAGACGGGCTCGGCCCAGACACGGTCTGTCCTGTCCACTGATCGGCTGTGGCCAGCAAGACGGAGCACCCGTCCCCAGCTGGCAGGGGAAGGCACAGCCATCCATTACCTTGCTGggctcccccagccccatccaTCACTCGCCCCGGCTGCCGGCAGGGGCTGTCTAGCTAATTACTTAATATGCCACATCTTGCTGAGGCTGGTACACGCGAGGGGCCCACGGTGGAACGGACGCAGATTCAAGCATAAATTTTTAACAAACCCCGGGCAGGTGGGGACGTGAGCTCAGACCCACGGCACacgaggggcgggggggggggggggggggggcccgggaGCGgtccccagccaggccccccagACACGCTCGGCAGTGATGGTAGGGCGGCCTCACCTGTCTGCCCGGAGTCCCGCGGCAGCATCATGCCCGTGGGGGTCGGGGGGGTGATGATGATGTTGGGCACATCCAGGTGCTTGTCGCTCAGGACGGGGGCCTCGtcatggctgc
It encodes the following:
- the CUNH16orf74 gene encoding uncharacterized protein C16orf74 homolog isoform X2, with the translated sequence MGLKLSCLKGFKMCGSSSSSSHDEAPVLSDKHLDVPNIIITPPTPTGMMLPRDSGQTVWLDEAGPCPEDGDIDPEA